A single genomic interval of Candidatus Eisenbacteria bacterium harbors:
- a CDS encoding 4Fe-4S dicluster domain-containing protein → MSALAHGFRIDEEKCQGCLACMRVCPTHAIRVRQGRARYTPERCIDCGVCLSSCQWGAIAPTTSSVKDLCGFKFRVAIPSPVLFGQFPAGISPAHISQGLLMLGFDAVWDFAVEISLVDRAIKEYLENWKGPLPLISVACPVVVRLVQVAYPRMVDQLICIQPPREIAGREAKRRYSGELGIPRDQIAAIHITPCQAKTISILEPAERVESNLDGTLGISEVYNAIVASANTMKAEPEKPPKAVPIRSAALLRSCLGDGLSQVLAHHRYLHVTGISNITQVFDDIEKGRLRNVEFVEAHSCWSGCAGGNLTVANVYVTLSKMQSLLDRLPDMDRETLAEVERRYSTEDFGLGRPILPRPARGHSGNLSERVRAVREAEALLTKLPGLDCGLCGAPTCKEMAKDVSIGDALLSECIYHSNDLQRSRESKRIPKEK, encoded by the coding sequence ATGAGCGCTCTCGCCCACGGATTCCGGATCGACGAGGAGAAGTGCCAAGGCTGCCTTGCCTGCATGCGGGTCTGTCCGACCCACGCGATCCGGGTCAGGCAGGGGAGGGCGCGGTACACGCCGGAGCGGTGCATCGACTGCGGCGTCTGCCTCTCCTCGTGCCAATGGGGCGCGATCGCGCCCACGACCTCCTCCGTGAAGGATCTCTGCGGATTCAAGTTCAGGGTCGCGATTCCCTCCCCGGTCCTGTTCGGCCAGTTTCCCGCAGGCATCTCCCCCGCCCACATCTCTCAAGGCCTCCTCATGTTGGGCTTTGACGCGGTCTGGGACTTCGCCGTCGAGATCAGCCTCGTCGACAGGGCGATCAAGGAATACCTCGAGAACTGGAAGGGGCCCCTGCCCCTGATCTCCGTCGCCTGCCCTGTCGTCGTGCGTCTCGTGCAGGTCGCCTATCCGAGGATGGTGGATCAGCTCATTTGCATTCAGCCCCCACGGGAGATCGCTGGCCGCGAAGCCAAACGACGATACTCGGGGGAACTCGGCATTCCCAGGGACCAGATCGCGGCCATCCACATTACCCCGTGCCAGGCGAAGACCATCTCGATTCTCGAGCCTGCCGAGAGGGTGGAGAGCAACCTGGACGGGACCCTGGGCATCTCCGAGGTCTACAACGCGATCGTCGCGAGCGCGAACACCATGAAGGCCGAGCCGGAGAAGCCGCCCAAGGCGGTTCCTATCAGGAGCGCCGCTCTCCTGCGATCATGCCTGGGCGACGGGCTCAGCCAGGTACTGGCCCACCACCGCTATCTGCATGTCACTGGCATCTCGAACATCACCCAGGTGTTCGATGACATCGAGAAGGGCAGGCTGCGCAACGTGGAGTTCGTCGAGGCGCACAGTTGCTGGAGCGGTTGCGCCGGCGGCAACCTGACGGTCGCCAACGTCTACGTCACCCTCAGCAAAATGCAGTCGCTCCTCGACAGGCTTCCGGACATGGACCGCGAGACGCTGGCGGAGGTCGAGAGACGGTATTCGACGGAGGATTTCGGCCTCGGACGGCCGATCCTGCCGCGACCGGCACGGGGTCATTCGGGCAACCTGAGTGAACGGGTGAGAGCGGTCCGCGAGGCGGAAGCGCTCTTGACGAAACTCCCGGGCCTGGACTGCGGCCTGTGCGGAGCCCCCACGTGCAAGGAGATGGCGAAGGACGTCAGCATCGGCGACGCCTTGCTCAGCGAGTGCATCTACCATTCGAATGATCTCCAACGATCCAGGGAGAGCAAGCGCATCCCCAAGGAGAAGTAG
- a CDS encoding anti-sigma regulatory factor has product MESDVLLRKTFEVHGLDFDKAGETSAEVKAILSDIGMDPDIILRAGVVTFEAEMNVVMYAARATVIFTLTEEDLSIEVVDDGPGIPDIELALQEGYSTASDEMREMGFGYGMGLPNIKKTSDRFELGSEVGKGTRLLSVIHLNAK; this is encoded by the coding sequence ATGGAGTCCGACGTTCTCCTCAGGAAGACCTTCGAGGTCCATGGCCTGGACTTCGATAAGGCCGGCGAAACCTCTGCAGAGGTGAAGGCGATCCTGTCGGACATCGGGATGGATCCCGACATCATCCTGCGCGCGGGGGTGGTGACGTTCGAGGCGGAGATGAATGTCGTGATGTACGCAGCCCGGGCCACGGTCATCTTCACGCTGACCGAGGAGGATCTTTCAATCGAGGTCGTGGACGACGGTCCCGGCATTCCGGACATTGAGCTGGCCTTGCAAGAGGGGTATTCGACCGCCAGCGATGAAATGCGCGAGATGGGATTCGGCTACGGCATGGGCCTGCCGAACATCAAGAAGACCTCGGACAGGTTTGAACTCGGGTCGGAGGTCGGGAAAGGAACCAGACTCTTGTCTGTGATCCACCTGAACGCGAAATGA